A stretch of Coregonus clupeaformis isolate EN_2021a chromosome 37, ASM2061545v1, whole genome shotgun sequence DNA encodes these proteins:
- the LOC121553518 gene encoding LOW QUALITY PROTEIN: zinc finger SWIM domain-containing protein 8-like (The sequence of the model RefSeq protein was modified relative to this genomic sequence to represent the inferred CDS: inserted 1 base in 1 codon): protein MELMFAEWEDGERFSFEDSDRFEEDSLCSFISEAESLCQNWRGWRKQSAGPNSPTVKIKDGQVIPLVELSAKQVAFHIPFEVVEKVYPPVPEQLQLRIAYWSFPENEEDIRLYSCLANGSPDEFQRGEQLYRMRAVKDPLQIGFHLSATVVSPQAGQSKGAYNVAVMFDRCRITSCSCTCGAGAKWCAHVVALCLFRIHNASAVCLRAPVSESLSRLQRDQLQKFAQYLISELPQQILPTAQRLLDELLSSQSTAINTVCGAPDPTAGPSASDQSTWYLDESTLSDNIKKTLHKFCGPSPVVFSDVNSMYLSSTEPPAAAEWACLLRPLRGREPEGIWNLLSIVREMFKRRDSNAAPLLEILTEQCLTYEQIIGWWYSVRTSASHSSASGHTGRSNGQSEVAAHACASMCDEMVVLWRLAVLDPTMSPQRRLELAAQLKQWHLKVIEIVKRGQHRKSLDKLFQGFKPAVESCYFNWEVAYPLPGITYCSADKKSASFCWARAVQQQRGAKAGLAGDPPEPGGGISGSSEGGGGDYKGRSPQQEVAVRPKETIVSKRKGLSAGGGGGVLVRLGGSVSLSLEEVSSKGMYKXAGSSSSTGGKAKITQGGKSSSGGSGAVGGKHQAAKRRTSSEDSSLEPDMAELSLDDGSSLALGAEASNTFDFTPPPPEMLPSPSPLLREPHKYSGGGKGAGNTPKERAFEGKRVTLAATLPAAEPQPAFPTKENTAVVVEAAVAMEKEVNVEAEIEVNGNEEAAIAGDARPSTSVVTVTAAAAKPPRGGRRETGAGAVALPNQAPEAGAGGDPVGEDDYQAYFLNAATEEGAERVLENNNEEEPDIFAGIKPLEQEGQMEVLFACAEALHAHGYSNDACRLAVELAGDLLANPPDLKVEQPQTKGKKSKVSTSRQTQVATNTLVKTSFLLTVLSERLELHNLAFSTGMFSLELQRPPASTKALEVKLAYQESEVVALLKKIPLGLVEMTSIRDRAEQLRDGNFCDYRPVLPLMLASFIFDVLCTPVVSPTGSRPPSRNRNNEMPGDEELGFEAAVAALGMKTTVSEAEHPLLCEGTRREKGDLALALMITYKDDQSKLKKILDKLLDRESQTHKPQTLSSFYSSKPAASSQRSPSKHAAHTAHGHGGATGGVSKHAPNTTAVAGSSSVQAVAAGGAAVQQAGLAGSGVQNNATAGECVSEAKEQDGAQPASCDQPSEAAPFKPEGTVPSRLALGGRGAYSGRCWGSPVRQKKKHTGMASIDSSAPETTSDSSPTLSRRPLRGGWAAASWGRGQDSDSISSSSSDSLGSSSSSGSRRAGGGARAKSTDTSRYKGRRPECHAPHVPNQPSEAAAHFYFELAKTVLIKAGGNSSTSIFTQPSASGGHQGPHRNLHLCAFEIGLYALGLHNFVSPNWLSRTYSSHVSWITGQAMEIGSAALNILVECWDGHLTPPEVASLADRASRARDPNMVRAAAELALSCLPHAHALNPNEIQRALVQCKEQDNMMLEKACMAVEEAAKGGGVYPEVLFEVAHQWYWLYEQTVGGGSGAQREGPGRCGANGGAGRRPPETGHSVMDNIGNMDSSGVATVTASVTAAAVVPVISVGSTIYQSHALPGSAMAHPHTQGLHPYTTIQAHLPTVCTPQYLGHPLQHVPRPTVFPVSGGAYPQGMHPAFIGAQYPFSVATGPHPPMAATAVTFPGVPVPSMTQIAVHPYHTDTGLPLSTTVAVGGVHSGATIQAIQGSSLPGMSSQPASLVSAPFPSEDEQHSQPISQQGLHYLHSAYRVGMLALEMLGRRAHNDHPNNFSRSPPYTEDVKWLLGLAARLGVNYVYQFCVGAAKGVLSPFVLQEIIMEALQRLNPAHIHAHLRTPAFHQLVQRCQQAYLQYIHHRLIHLTPADYDDFVNIIRSARGAFCLTPVGMMQFNDVLQNLKRGKQTKELWQRISLEMATFSP, encoded by the exons atGGTCAGGTCATCCCTCTGGTGGAGCTATCAGCCAAGCAGGTGGCGTTCCACATCCCGTTTGAGGTGGTGGAGAAGGTCTATCCTCCTGTCCCCGAGCAGCTGCAGCTCCGCATCGCCTACTGGAGCTTCCCAGAGAATGAGGAGGACATCCG GCTGTACTCGTGTCTGGCCAACGGCAGCCCTGATGAGTTCCAGCGAGGGGAGCAGCTATACAGGATGAGGGCTGTTAAAGACCCTCTGCAGATAG gtTTCCACCTCAGTGCCACCGTGGTGTCGCCCCAGGCTGGCCAATCAAAAGGGGCGTACAATGTGGCTGTCATGTTCGACCGCTGCCGCATCACTTCCTGCAGTTGCACCTGTGGAGCCGGGGCCAAGTGGTGCGCCCACGTGGTGGCCCTCTGCCTCTTCAGGATCCACAAC GCGTCTGCAGTGTGCCTGCGAGCCCCCGTGTCAGAGTCCCTGTCCCGGCTGCAGAGGGACCAGCTACAGAAGTTTGCCCAGTACCTCATCAGTGAGCTTCCCCAACAG ATTTTGCCCACAGCCCAGAGGCTCCTGGATGAGCTCCTGTCTTCCCAGTCCACAGCCATCAACACAGTGTGTGGGGCTCCCG ACCCCACTGCTGGCCCCTCAGCCTCTGATCAGAGCACCTGGTATCTAGATGAGTCTACGCTCAGTGACAACATCAAGAAGACTCTGCACAAGTTCTGTGGCCCCTCTCCTGTTGTCTTCAG TGATGTCAACTCCATGTACCTGTCATCTACGGAGCCCCCGGCGGCGGCAGAGTGGGCGTGTCTGCTGAGGCCGCTGAGGGGGCGAGAGCCCGAGGGGATCTGGAACCTCCTGTCCATCGTCAGGGAGATGTTCAAGAGGAGAGACAGCAACGCTGCACCCCTACTAGAGATCCTCACTGAGCAGTGTCTCACTTAtgaacag atcaTTGGCTGGTGGTACAGCGTGCGTACGTCGGCGTCCCACAGCAGTGCCAGCGGGCACACGGGGCGCAGTAACGGGCAGTCGGAGGTGGCAGCCCACGCCTGCGCCAGCATGTGTGATGAGATGGTGGTTCTGTGGAGGCTGGCTGTGCTAGACCCCACCATGAGCCCTCAGAG GCGTTTGGAGCTGGCTGCCCAGCTCAAGCAGTGGCATCTGAAAGTGATTGAGATCGTGAAGCGAGGGCAACACCGCAAGTCCCTGGACAAACTGTTCCAGGGCTTCAAACCGGCCGTGGAGTCCTGCTACTTCAACTGGGAGGTGGCCTACCCACTGCCAGGCATCACCTACTGCAGTGCAGACAAGAAGAGCGCTTCCTTCTGCTGGGCCAGGGCAGTGCAACAGCAGAGAGGGGCCAAGGCTGGCCTGGCTGGAGACCCCCCTGAACCTGGAGGAGGGATATCTGGCAGCTctgagggaggtgggggagactACAAGGGCAGAAGTCCCCAACAAGAAGTGGCTGTCAGGCCCAAAGAGACCATTGTGAGCAAGAGGAAGGGGTTGTCGGCCGGGGGCGGAGGAGGGGTCCTAGTGCGGCTAGGGggtagtgtgtctctctctctagaggaGGTCAGTAGTAAGGGGATGTACA GCGCAGGTTCCTCCTCGTCCACTGGGGGCAAGGCTAAGATAACCCAGGGGGGCAAGTCGTCCTCCGGGGGATCAGGAGCGGTAGGGGGAAAACACCAAGCAGCCAAGCGGCGCACCAGCAGTGAGGACAGCTCCCTGGAGCCTGACATGGCCGAGCTGAGCCTGGATGACGGCTCCAGTCTGGCGCTAGGCGCTGAGGCCAGCAACACCTTTGACTTCACGCCCCCGCCGCCTGAGATGCTGCCCTCACCAAGCCCGCTACTCAGAGAGCcacacaaatacagtgggggaggGAAAGGGGCTGGAAACACGCCCAAGGAGCGCGCCTTCGAGGGCAAACGGGTCACCCTCGCTGCCACCCTGCCTGCCGCTGAGCCCCAGCCCGCCTTCCCCACCAAAGAGAACACTGCTGTCGTCGTGGAAGCGGCCGTtgccatggagaaggaggtgaacGTGGAGGCGGAGATAGAGGTGAATGGAAATGAGGAGGCGGCCATCGCTGGAGACGCTCGACCCTCCACCTCGGTTGTTACTGTGACTGCAGCTGCCGCCAAGCCACCGCGTGGTGGGCGCAGAGAAACTGGCGCTGGAGCCGTAGCCCTGcccaatcaggccccagaggcAGGGGCCGGGGGAGACCCTGTAGGAGAGGATGACTACCAGGCCTACTTCCTGAATGCAGCCACtgaggagggggcagagagagtgtTGGAGAACAACAATGAGGAGGAACCAGACATCTTTGCTGGGATCAAGCCACTGGAGCAGGAGGGCCAGATGGAGGTGCTGTTTGCGTGTGCAGAGGCCCTCCACGCCCACGGCTACAGCAACGATGCCTGCAGACTGGCGGTGGAGCTAGCTGGAGACCTGCTGGCCAACCCTCCAGACCTGAAGGTGGagcagccccagaccaagggtaaGAAGAGCAAGGTGTCCACCAGCAGGCAGACCCAGGTGGCCACCAACACCCTGGTCAAGACCTCCTTCCTGCTGACGGTGCTGAGCGAGAGGCTGGAGCTCCACAACCTGGCCTTCAGCACGGGTATGTTCTCTCTGGAGCTGCAGAGGCCCCCAGCCTCCACCAAGGCCCTGGAGGTTAAGCTTGCCTACCAGGAGTCAGAGGTGGTGGCTCTGCTGAAGAAAATCCCTCTGGGCCTGGTGGAGATGACGTCCATACGGGACAGGGCCGAGCAGCTCCGAGACGGGAACTTCTGTGACTACAGGCCCGTCCTGCCCCTCATGCTGGCCAGCTTCATATTTGATGTGCTGTGTACCCCAG TTGTCTCCCCCACAGGTTCCCGTCCGCCTAGCCGTAACCGGAACAACGAGATGCCTGGAGACGAGGAGCTGGGCTTTGAGGCGGCTGTAGCAGCACTGG GTATGAAGACCACAGTGAGCGAGGCAGAGCACCCTCTGCTGTGTGAGGGGaccaggagagagaaaggagacttGGCTCTGGCCCTCATGATCACATACAAGGATGACCAGAGCAAGCTGAAAAAG ATCCTGGACAAGCTGCTGGACAGAGAGAGCCAGACCCACAAGCCCCAGACCCTGAGCTCCTTCTACTCCAGCAAGCCAGCTGCCAGCAGCCAGAGGAGCCCGTCCAAGCACGCTGCCCACACTGCTCACGGACACGGAGGTGCCACCGGAGGGGTGTCCAAACACGCCCCCAACACCACGGCTGTAGCCGGGTCCTCCTCTGTGCAAGCGGTGGCTGCTGGAGGGGCAGCAGTACAGCAGGCGGGTCTGGCGGGCAGTGGGGTGCAGAACAACGCCACAGCCGGAGAGTGCGTCAGTGAGGCCAAAGAGCAAG ATGGCGCCCAGCCTGCGTCATGTGACCAGCCGAGCGAGGCTGCCCCATTCAAGCCAGAGGGCACGGTGCCCAGCCGCTTGGCGCTGGGAGGACGGGGGGCATACAGCGGGCGCTGCTGGGGCTCTCCTGTCCGCCAGAAGAAgaaacacacag GCATGGCTAGTATCGACAGCAGTGCTCCTGAGACCACCTCAGACAGCTCCCCCACCCTTAGTCGACGCCCACTCAGAGGGGGTTGGGCCGCAGCCTCCTGGGGGAGGGGCCAGGACAGTGACAGCATCAGCAGCTCCTCTTCTGATTCGCTGGGCTCCTCCTCATCCAGCGGCTCTCGCAGGGCCGGAGGCGGGGCTAGGGCAAAGAGCACAGACACCAGCAG GTATAAAGGGCGTCGTCCTGAGTGCCATGCACCACATGTGCCCAACCAGCCGTCGGAGGCAGCGGCCCACTTCTACTTCGAGCTGGCCAAGACCGTGCTGATCAAGGCCGGGGGCAACAGctccacctccatcttcacccagCCCTCAGCCAGTGGAGGCCACCAGGGGCCCCACCGCAACTTGCACCTCTGTGCCTTCGAGATCGGCCTGTACGCCCTGGGCCTGCACAACTTTGTCTCGCCCAACTGGCTCTCCAGGACCTACTCCTCCCACGTCTCCTGGATCACAG gCCAGGCCATGGAGATCGGTAGTGCTGCCCTCAACATCCTGGTGGAGTGCTGGGACGGGCACCTCACCCCTCCCGAGGTGGCATCACTGGCAGACAGGGCATCACGGGCGCGGGACCCCAACATGGTTCGCGCTGCGGCTGAGCTGGCCCTGAGCTGCCTGCCCCATGCACATGCCCTCAACCCCAATGAGATCCAGAGGGCCCTGGTGCAGTGCAAGGAACAG gACAACATGATGCTAGAGAAAGCATGTATGGCTGTAGAGGAGGCAGCCAAGGGGGGTGGTGTGTACCCTGAGGTTCTGTTTGAGGTGGCCCACCAGTGGTACTGGCTCTATGAGCAGACAGTAGGAGGGGGCTCAGGGGCCCAGCGTGAGGGCCCGGGACGCTGTGGGGCCAACGGTGGAGCTGGGAGGAGGCCCCCAGAGACGGGTCATAGTGTAATGGACAACATTGGCAACATGGACTCCTCTGGCGTTGCCACGGTGACCGCCTCAGTGACAGCAGCGGCTGTGGTGCCCGTCATCTCTGTGGGCTCCACCATCTACCAATCGCACGCCCTTCCTGGCTCAGCCATGGCCCACCCCCACACCCAGGGCCTGCACCCCTACACCACCATCCAGGCCCACCTGCCCACAGTCTGCACTCCCCAGTACCTGGGGCACCCACTGCAGCATGTCCCCCGGCCCACTGTATTCCCAGTGTCAGGGGGTGCCTACCCACAG GGAATGCACCCGGCCTTTATCGGTGCCCAGTACCCGTTCTCAGTGGCCACTGGCCCCCATCCGCCCATGGCAGCGACAGCGGTCACCTTCCCTGGTGTTCCCGTGCCGTCCATGACCCAGATCGCCGTCCACCCCTATCACACCGATACCGGCCTGCCTCTGAGCACCACTGTAGCAG TAGGTGGCGTCCATTCAGGCGCCACAATCCAGGCCATTCAGGGGTCTTCTCTTCCTGGTATGTCTTCTCAGCCCGCCTCATTGGTCAGCGCGCCCTTCCCGTCTGAAGACGAGCAGCATagccagccaatcagccagcAGGGCCTTCACTACCTGCACTCAGCCTACAGAGTTG GCATGCTAGCTTTGGAGATGCTGGGCAGGAGGGCTCACAACGACCACCCCAATAACTTCTCCCGCAGCCCACCTTACACAGAGGACGTCAAGTGGCTCTTGGGCCTGGCTGCACGGCTAG GGGTGAACTACGTGTACCAGTTCTGTGTGGGCGCAGCTAAGGGCGTGCTCAGCCCCTTCGTCCTTCAGGAGATCATCATGGAGGCTCTCCAGAGACTGAACCCCGCCCACATCCATGCCCACCTCCGCACGCCTGCCTTCCACCAACTGGTGCAGCGCTGCCAGCAGGCCTACCTACAG TACATCCACCACCGGCTGATCCACCTGACCCCGGCCGACTACGATGACTTTGTCAACATCATCCGCAGCGCCCGCGGGGCCTTCTGCCTGACCCCTGTTGGCATGATGCAGTTCAACGACGTGCTGCAGAACCTGAAGAGGGGCAAGCAGACCAAGGAGCTGTGGCAGCGCATCTCTCTGGAGATGGCCACCTTCTCCCCATGA